A genomic segment from Rhodospirillum centenum SW encodes:
- the pdxY gene encoding pyridoxal kinase PdxY, giving the protein MKTILTIQSHVAFGHVGNRAAVFPLERLGCEAIAVNTVQFSNHTGYGAWTGTVFPPDHVAEILAGVEARGGLAGCDAVLTGYMGDAALGAVVLDAVVRVKALNRRAVWCCDPVMGDVGRGFFVRPGIPEFFRDRAVPLADVITPNQFELEYLSGRAVDDLAGALEATAAVRALGPRLALVTSLARRDAPADRIEMLLDTPDGAWIVATPRLDLSPPANGAGDATAALFLAKLLETGSPAEALGHAASAIYAVFTATAAAGRRELQLIAAQEELVRPRCLFTPEKVR; this is encoded by the coding sequence ATGAAGACCATCCTGACCATCCAGTCCCACGTCGCCTTCGGCCACGTGGGCAACCGTGCCGCCGTCTTCCCCCTGGAACGGCTGGGCTGCGAGGCCATCGCCGTGAACACGGTGCAGTTCTCCAACCACACCGGCTACGGTGCCTGGACCGGCACCGTCTTTCCGCCCGACCATGTGGCGGAGATCCTGGCGGGGGTGGAGGCTCGCGGCGGGCTTGCCGGCTGCGACGCGGTGCTGACCGGCTACATGGGCGACGCCGCCCTGGGGGCCGTCGTGCTGGACGCGGTGGTCCGGGTCAAGGCGCTGAACAGGCGGGCCGTCTGGTGCTGCGACCCGGTGATGGGCGATGTCGGGCGCGGCTTCTTCGTCCGTCCGGGAATCCCGGAGTTCTTCCGGGACCGGGCGGTGCCGCTGGCGGATGTCATCACCCCCAACCAGTTCGAGCTGGAATACCTCTCCGGCCGCGCCGTGGACGACCTTGCCGGCGCGCTGGAGGCGACGGCCGCGGTCCGCGCCCTGGGGCCGCGGCTGGCGCTGGTCACCAGCCTCGCCCGGCGGGACGCGCCGGCCGACCGGATCGAGATGCTGCTGGACACGCCGGACGGCGCCTGGATCGTCGCCACCCCGCGGCTCGACCTCAGCCCGCCGGCGAACGGGGCGGGCGACGCCACCGCCGCGCTGTTCCTGGCGAAGCTGCTGGAGACGGGCTCCCCGGCCGAGGCGCTGGGCCATGCCGCTTCCGCCATCTATGCCGTCTTCACCGCCACGGCCGCGGCCGGCCGGCGGGAGTTGCAGCTCATCGCCGCGCAGGAGGAACTGGTGCGTCCGCGCTGTCTGTTCACGCCCGAGAAGGTGCGCTGA
- a CDS encoding aspartate-semialdehyde dehydrogenase, which yields MGYKVAVVGATGNVGREMLQILAERSFPADEVVALASERSVGQVVSFGEDDELRVQDLSRFDFKGIDIVLSSPGAKVSAAFAPRAAEAGAVVIDNTSQFRMDPDVPLVVPEVNPGAIAGWCKKGIIANPNCSTIQMVVALKPLHDLATIRRVVVATYQSVSGAGKDAMDELFTQTRAIYVNDPVERKKFTKQIAFNVIPHIDSFMDDGATKEEWKMVVETKKILDPKIKVTATCVRVPVFIGHSEVVNVEFERPITVEEARRALRAAPGVSVIDHRVDEGYVTPVEVAGEDNVFVSRLREDITVENGLSMWIVGDNLRKGAALNAVQIAETMIRDGHL from the coding sequence ATGGGCTACAAGGTCGCCGTCGTGGGCGCCACCGGCAATGTCGGGCGCGAAATGCTGCAAATCCTGGCGGAGCGCAGCTTCCCTGCCGACGAGGTGGTGGCGCTGGCGTCCGAGCGCTCCGTCGGGCAGGTCGTCTCCTTCGGGGAGGATGACGAGCTACGGGTCCAGGACCTGTCGCGGTTCGACTTCAAGGGCATCGACATCGTGCTGTCCTCGCCGGGGGCGAAGGTATCGGCTGCCTTCGCGCCGCGTGCCGCCGAAGCGGGGGCCGTGGTGATCGACAACACCAGCCAGTTCCGCATGGACCCCGACGTGCCGCTGGTCGTGCCGGAAGTGAACCCCGGCGCCATCGCCGGCTGGTGCAAGAAGGGCATCATCGCCAACCCGAACTGCTCCACCATCCAGATGGTGGTGGCGCTGAAGCCGCTGCACGATCTGGCGACGATCCGGCGCGTCGTGGTGGCGACCTACCAGTCCGTCTCCGGCGCCGGCAAGGACGCCATGGACGAGCTGTTCACCCAGACCCGCGCCATCTACGTCAACGATCCGGTGGAGCGGAAGAAGTTCACCAAGCAGATCGCCTTCAACGTCATCCCGCACATCGACTCCTTCATGGACGACGGCGCCACCAAGGAAGAGTGGAAGATGGTGGTGGAGACGAAGAAGATCCTGGACCCGAAGATCAAGGTCACCGCCACCTGCGTGCGCGTGCCGGTCTTCATCGGCCATTCCGAGGTGGTGAACGTCGAGTTCGAGCGCCCGATCACGGTGGAGGAGGCCCGCCGCGCCCTGCGCGCCGCCCCTGGCGTCTCCGTCATCGACCACCGCGTGGACGAGGGATATGTCACCCCGGTCGAGGTGGCGGGGGAGGACAATGTCTTCGTCAGCCGCCTGCGCGAGGACATCACCGTGGAGAACGGCCTGTCCATGTGGATCGTCGGCGACAATCTGCGCAAGGGCGCCGCGCTGAACGCGGTCCAGATCGCCGAGACGATGATCCGCGACGGCCATCTCTGA
- a CDS encoding AMP nucleosidase: MPGTVEHGKIESFQDADAALRRVAELYDIAAGHLRDRFAAFAGGADLGGRVRACYPFVQIRVQHEPRVDSRLSFGFVAAPGLYRTTLTRPDIFGHYYREQFRQLLKNHAAPLEVGVSDVPIPIQFAFPEGMHVEGNLDPERLHQLREFFDLPDLSLMDDSIVNGTHVTPPGEPEPLALFTAPRVDYSLHRLKHYTATSPDHVQNYVLFTNYQFYIDEFVRRGHEIMQPADDPAVAEYRRQYVAFVEPGDRITWNQAVHPGREPEGERAARLPQMPAYHLKRADGNGITIVNIGVGPSNAKTISDHIAVLRPHVWLMLGHCAGLRDTQRLGDYVLAHGYVREDKVLDADLPTWVPVPPLAEVQVALEGAVARITGLEGYDLKAIMRTGTVATIDNRNWELRDYREPVQRFSQSRAIALDMESATVAANGFRFRVPYGTLLCVSDKPLHGELKLPGMANRFYRERVDQHLAIGMLALEIMRDYGLEKLHSRKLRSFVEAAFQ; encoded by the coding sequence GTGCCTGGCACGGTCGAACATGGAAAGATCGAGAGTTTCCAGGATGCTGACGCGGCGCTGCGCCGCGTCGCCGAGCTGTACGACATCGCCGCGGGCCATCTGCGCGACCGATTCGCCGCCTTCGCCGGCGGCGCCGACCTGGGCGGGCGGGTGCGGGCCTGCTATCCCTTCGTACAGATCCGCGTCCAGCACGAGCCCCGGGTGGACAGCCGTCTCTCCTTCGGGTTCGTCGCGGCCCCGGGCCTCTACCGCACGACGCTGACCCGGCCGGACATCTTCGGCCACTATTACCGCGAGCAGTTCCGGCAGCTCCTGAAGAACCACGCCGCACCGCTGGAGGTCGGGGTCTCCGATGTCCCCATCCCGATCCAGTTCGCCTTTCCGGAAGGCATGCATGTGGAGGGCAACCTGGATCCCGAGCGGCTGCACCAGCTCCGGGAGTTCTTCGACCTGCCCGACCTGTCGCTGATGGACGACAGCATCGTCAACGGCACGCATGTGACCCCGCCGGGCGAGCCGGAGCCGCTGGCCCTGTTCACGGCGCCACGGGTGGACTACAGCCTGCACCGGCTGAAGCACTACACGGCGACCAGCCCGGACCATGTGCAGAACTACGTGCTGTTCACGAACTACCAGTTCTACATCGACGAGTTCGTGCGCCGCGGGCACGAGATCATGCAGCCCGCCGACGATCCGGCGGTGGCCGAATACCGCCGGCAGTATGTCGCCTTCGTCGAACCGGGCGACCGCATCACCTGGAACCAGGCGGTGCATCCCGGCCGGGAGCCGGAGGGCGAGCGGGCAGCGCGGCTGCCGCAGATGCCGGCCTACCACCTGAAGCGGGCGGACGGGAACGGCATCACCATCGTCAACATCGGCGTCGGCCCCTCCAACGCCAAGACGATCAGCGACCACATCGCCGTGCTGCGCCCGCATGTCTGGCTGATGCTGGGCCACTGCGCCGGCCTGCGCGACACCCAGCGGCTGGGCGACTACGTGCTGGCGCACGGCTATGTCCGCGAGGACAAGGTGCTGGACGCCGACCTGCCGACCTGGGTTCCGGTGCCGCCGCTGGCCGAGGTGCAGGTGGCGCTGGAAGGGGCGGTGGCCCGCATCACCGGGCTGGAAGGCTATGACCTGAAGGCGATCATGCGGACGGGGACCGTCGCCACCATCGACAACCGCAACTGGGAGCTGCGCGACTACCGCGAGCCGGTGCAGCGCTTCAGCCAGTCCCGCGCCATCGCGCTGGACATGGAGAGCGCCACCGTCGCCGCCAACGGCTTCCGTTTCCGGGTGCCCTACGGCACGCTGCTGTGCGTCTCCGACAAGCCGCTGCACGGCGAGCTGAAGCTGCCGGGCATGGCCAACCGGTTCTACCGCGAGCGGGTGGACCAGCACCTGGCCATCGGCATGCTGGCGCTGGAGATCATGCGCGACTACGGGCTGGAGAAGCTGCACAGCCGCAAGCTGCGCAGCTTCGTCGAGGCGGCGTTCCAGTAG
- a CDS encoding TonB-dependent receptor, whose amino-acid sequence MKVAWAAATVAALGGGVLVPGVAQAQTAEPDPHGRTGIEEIVITASPFGQRRFDVLQGTSVLAGEALERALSASIGETLDRLPGVSQTAFGQGASRPVIRGLGGDRVRVLVGGIGTIDASSTSPDHAPAVDLATAQRVEVVRGPAALLYGSNAIGGVVNVLDGRVPMARPEGGTSALARLGYGSNANERLAAAGVDQALGDTLVLHADGYYRKADDFEVDGHAWSAARRAEEAAEHAGHDHEIDQGPVGTVDNSDLEQKGGTLGLSAVGDWGFLGASVGRTDSRYGIPGGHSHGHAEGEDHDHDHDHGHDHGEEENVHIDLEQTRLDVIGEIDRDFLVFDSARLRFGWADYKHTELEGDEVGTVFKNKGWEGRVELVQRPIQGVLGGSLDGASGVQALRRDFRADGEEAFVPPSVTEQYGLFTAQRLDIGPWALEAGARIERQSVEASGIGFDRDFTGLSLSGGAAYRFADGWLLGASLSRTERAPNAEELLSDGPHLATGIYEVGDRTLDEETAVGVEATLKKTGGPVTGAINIYRTDFDGFIYEAFTGAEEDGLPVAQYSAADARFWGFEVELGTAVWRSGDQAVLLDASAEYVRTRNKDLDEPLPRIPPLQLRGGVSYETPVFAARAEVVWADDQDRTASFEVPTDGYTVLNASLDWHPFADRDISLLLEARNLTDEEVRLSTSFLKDRVPQPGRDFRVLLRGAF is encoded by the coding sequence ATGAAGGTCGCATGGGCAGCCGCGACGGTCGCGGCGCTGGGCGGGGGCGTGCTGGTACCAGGCGTCGCGCAGGCGCAGACGGCCGAGCCCGATCCGCACGGGCGGACAGGGATCGAGGAGATCGTCATCACCGCCTCGCCCTTCGGCCAGCGGCGTTTCGACGTGCTGCAAGGCACGTCCGTGCTGGCCGGTGAGGCGCTGGAGCGGGCCTTGTCCGCCTCGATCGGCGAGACGCTGGACCGGCTGCCGGGTGTCAGCCAGACCGCCTTCGGCCAGGGCGCGTCCCGGCCCGTGATCCGCGGCCTGGGCGGTGACCGCGTGCGCGTGCTGGTCGGTGGCATCGGCACCATCGACGCCTCCAGCACCAGCCCGGACCATGCCCCGGCCGTCGATCTCGCCACGGCGCAGCGGGTCGAGGTGGTGCGCGGGCCGGCGGCCCTGCTCTACGGCTCCAACGCCATCGGCGGTGTCGTCAACGTGCTGGACGGCCGCGTCCCGATGGCGCGGCCCGAGGGCGGGACGTCGGCCCTGGCCCGGCTGGGCTATGGCAGCAACGCCAATGAGCGTCTGGCCGCCGCGGGCGTGGACCAGGCGCTGGGCGACACCCTGGTGCTGCATGCCGACGGCTACTACCGCAAGGCCGACGACTTCGAGGTGGACGGCCATGCCTGGTCCGCCGCGCGGCGGGCCGAGGAGGCGGCGGAGCATGCCGGCCACGACCACGAGATCGACCAGGGTCCGGTCGGGACCGTGGACAACAGCGATCTGGAGCAGAAGGGCGGCACCCTGGGCCTGAGCGCCGTCGGCGACTGGGGCTTCCTGGGCGCCAGTGTCGGCCGCACCGACTCCCGGTACGGCATTCCCGGCGGGCATTCCCACGGGCACGCCGAAGGGGAGGACCACGATCATGATCACGACCATGGTCACGATCATGGCGAGGAAGAGAATGTCCATATCGATCTGGAACAGACCCGCCTGGACGTGATCGGGGAGATCGACCGCGACTTCCTGGTCTTCGACAGCGCTCGGCTGCGGTTCGGCTGGGCCGACTACAAGCACACGGAGCTGGAAGGCGACGAGGTCGGCACCGTCTTCAAGAACAAGGGCTGGGAAGGCCGGGTGGAACTGGTGCAGCGGCCGATCCAGGGGGTGCTGGGTGGCAGCCTGGACGGCGCGTCCGGTGTCCAGGCCCTGCGCCGCGATTTCCGCGCCGATGGCGAGGAGGCCTTCGTGCCGCCCAGCGTGACCGAACAGTACGGCCTGTTCACGGCGCAGCGGCTGGACATCGGTCCCTGGGCTCTGGAGGCCGGTGCGCGCATCGAGCGGCAGTCGGTCGAGGCGTCCGGCATCGGCTTCGACCGCGACTTCACCGGCCTCAGCCTTTCCGGCGGGGCGGCCTACCGTTTCGCGGACGGCTGGCTGCTGGGCGCCAGCCTGTCCCGCACCGAGCGGGCACCGAACGCGGAGGAACTGCTGTCCGACGGGCCGCACCTCGCCACCGGCATCTACGAGGTCGGCGACCGCACCCTGGACGAAGAGACGGCCGTGGGTGTCGAGGCGACCCTGAAGAAGACCGGCGGTCCCGTCACCGGCGCCATCAACATCTACCGCACCGACTTCGACGGCTTCATCTACGAGGCCTTCACCGGGGCGGAGGAGGACGGGCTGCCGGTGGCGCAGTATTCTGCCGCCGACGCCCGCTTCTGGGGGTTCGAGGTCGAACTGGGCACGGCGGTCTGGCGCAGCGGCGACCAGGCCGTGCTGCTGGACGCCTCCGCCGAATATGTCCGGACCCGGAACAAGGATCTGGACGAACCCCTGCCGCGTATCCCGCCGCTCCAGCTCCGCGGCGGCGTCTCCTATGAGACGCCCGTCTTCGCCGCCCGGGCGGAAGTGGTCTGGGCCGACGACCAGGACCGCACGGCCTCCTTCGAGGTGCCGACGGACGGCTATACCGTCCTGAACGCCTCGCTGGACTGGCATCCGTTCGCGGACCGCGACATCAGCCTGCTGCTGGAGGCCCGCAACCTGACGGACGAGGAGGTCCGGCTCTCCACCTCCTTCCTGAAGGACCGCGTGCCGCAGCCCGGCCGCGACTTCCGCGTGCTGCTGCGGGGGGCGTTCTAG
- a CDS encoding trypsin-like serine peptidase produces the protein MRTLRFLLLPLLAAMLTPWPALSQTAPQRPALPGIIGADDRRPFEPDVWPYTAIGRVNREAGGFCTGTLVAPRLVLTAAHCLLHPRTRLFVPAHTLHFVAGYRRGEFAVHARGVSYEVGPGYRPGRGASLATVTHDWALLVLDAPVALRPVPVRPLSPAAVEAALGRHTLSRIGYGQDRAHLPMRAAGCGLTGIGSGIATAQGRADPDLWLHDCDAVPGDSGSAILSGSGDDLAVVAVQVAVTNAGYNAAVSAAAFAQALARLSDAGGGLPPPPAAPR, from the coding sequence ATGCGGACGCTCCGGTTTCTCCTCCTCCCGCTTCTGGCCGCGATGCTGACGCCGTGGCCGGCGCTGTCCCAGACCGCCCCGCAGCGGCCGGCGCTGCCGGGCATCATCGGGGCGGACGACCGCCGGCCGTTCGAGCCCGACGTCTGGCCCTACACCGCGATCGGCCGGGTGAACCGGGAGGCGGGCGGCTTCTGCACCGGCACGCTGGTGGCGCCGCGGCTGGTGCTGACGGCGGCGCACTGCCTGCTGCATCCCCGAACGCGGCTGTTCGTGCCGGCCCACACCCTCCATTTCGTGGCGGGTTACCGGCGCGGGGAGTTCGCGGTACATGCCCGCGGCGTGTCCTATGAGGTGGGGCCGGGCTACCGGCCCGGGCGCGGTGCCAGCCTCGCCACGGTCACCCACGACTGGGCGTTGCTGGTGCTGGATGCTCCGGTGGCGCTGCGGCCGGTGCCGGTGCGCCCGCTCTCCCCCGCGGCGGTGGAGGCGGCGCTGGGCCGGCACACCCTGTCGCGCATCGGCTACGGCCAGGACCGGGCGCACCTGCCGATGCGGGCCGCCGGCTGCGGCCTGACCGGGATCGGCAGCGGAATCGCCACGGCGCAGGGGCGGGCCGACCCGGACCTCTGGCTGCACGACTGCGACGCCGTGCCGGGGGACAGCGGCTCCGCCATCCTCAGCGGCAGCGGCGACGACCTGGCCGTGGTGGCGGTGCAGGTCGCCGTCACGAACGCCGGCTACAATGCCGCCGTTTCTGCCGCCGCCTTCGCCCAGGCGCTGGCGCGGCTCTCCGACGCGGGCGGGGGACTTCCGCCGCCCCCCGCGGCCCCGCGCTGA
- a CDS encoding pentapeptide repeat-containing protein — MHVCEGGDESTIWRRPSLPEVLQAVARHQKLLEGRPGGQRAIFVLCDLSEMPLSGVNLSDADLTGSRFDRALLARTRLKGANLFAADLRLTNLQQADLSRADMRGIILRGADLSGARLREADVREAVLAVYRGGRPLPQTFDGRIPNLTGLIAAKADFSEVRMNGAVVLRADFTDANLARVDLRDADLRGANFRGANLEGANLQGAQVQEADFAGAVLTDAQLRDVQAAGANFRGAILDPRGTADLRVRGALLPGGGEAAEVLFDVLDQHAAWVHTAGREGRRADLTGWDISAKDLRHVTLTAANLSCVLARRTLLTGVNLVMADLSCADLHSATLVGADLRGANLERAHLAGADLQGANLGVLVGLGAPDRRWPTRLNRARLAGANLRNADLRGALLAEADLRQADLRGARLDGAVLDGASLQGVRQD; from the coding sequence ATGCACGTCTGCGAGGGTGGCGACGAGTCCACGATCTGGCGGCGGCCCTCCCTGCCGGAGGTGCTTCAGGCCGTCGCACGGCATCAGAAGCTGCTGGAAGGGCGGCCCGGCGGCCAGCGCGCCATCTTCGTCCTGTGCGACCTGTCGGAGATGCCGCTCTCCGGTGTCAACCTCTCCGACGCGGACCTGACGGGCTCCCGCTTCGACCGGGCGCTGCTGGCCCGGACCCGGCTCAAGGGCGCCAACCTGTTCGCCGCGGATCTGCGGCTGACGAACCTGCAACAGGCCGATCTCAGCCGCGCCGACATGCGCGGCATCATCCTGCGCGGGGCCGACCTGTCGGGCGCCCGCCTGCGCGAGGCGGACGTGCGGGAGGCGGTGCTGGCCGTCTACCGCGGCGGCCGGCCGCTGCCGCAGACCTTCGACGGGCGCATCCCGAACCTCACCGGCCTGATCGCCGCCAAGGCGGACTTCAGCGAGGTCCGGATGAACGGTGCGGTCGTCCTGCGGGCGGACTTCACCGACGCCAATCTCGCGCGGGTCGATCTGCGCGACGCCGATCTGCGCGGCGCCAATTTCCGGGGCGCCAACCTGGAGGGGGCCAACCTTCAGGGCGCCCAGGTCCAGGAGGCGGACTTTGCCGGTGCCGTGCTGACCGACGCGCAGTTGCGCGACGTGCAGGCGGCGGGGGCCAACTTCCGCGGCGCCATCCTCGACCCGCGCGGGACCGCCGACCTGCGGGTCCGTGGCGCCCTGCTGCCCGGCGGGGGGGAGGCGGCGGAGGTTCTGTTCGACGTTCTGGATCAGCATGCCGCCTGGGTCCACACCGCCGGCCGGGAGGGGCGGCGGGCCGACCTGACCGGCTGGGACATCTCTGCCAAGGATCTGCGCCACGTTACCCTGACCGCGGCGAACCTCTCCTGCGTGCTGGCCCGGCGCACCCTGCTGACCGGGGTCAATCTCGTGATGGCCGACCTCTCCTGCGCCGACCTGCACTCCGCCACGCTTGTCGGAGCCGACCTGCGCGGCGCCAACCTGGAGCGGGCACATCTGGCCGGGGCCGACCTTCAGGGTGCCAACCTGGGTGTCCTGGTCGGGCTGGGGGCTCCCGACCGGCGCTGGCCGACCCGGCTCAACCGCGCCCGGCTGGCCGGGGCCAATCTGCGTAACGCGGACCTGCGCGGCGCCCTTCTGGCCGAGGCGGACCTGCGCCAGGCCGACCTGCGCGGCGCCCGGCTGGACGGTGCGGTTCTCGACGGCGCCAGCCTTCAGGGCGTCCGCCAGGACTGA
- a CDS encoding autotransporter assembly complex protein TamA: MMPPPTARQAGFPIRFLPLLVLLALPVLLTQPKAARAQETPYTVELTGLDGTGDVRGLLEEVSRLVALRDQPPPSPIGLRRRAEADRDRLAAALRSEGYFAAVLDIDVDTGASPATVTVRVRPGQRYTIGTVSVRTTSGEVLPGGAIAPGDVGLPPGSPARGAAVMDAEDRLRARLAAEGYAYARVLDRRVLVDHARQAMDIDFTVLPGPLVQFGEVSVSGLDTVGGIAVRRRLPWKRGDRYDPALMDKAQESLTELGVFNSVRLALGPEPAQGTEAPVNVVVREQDMRFIGFGFDYSTSEGFGANAYWGHRNLLGGAERLRVGAEISGIARDANLNPTDYDYNLNVLYREPDFLSRGQSLSLSGEILSERPDAYRRDAVVLSAIVERPLTDSLTGSLGVTFEQSRVEDGLRETTNTLVGVPAAVTWDRSNDLLNPTSGFRLSALVTPYVVPFGDSDNFTVSRLTGSTYWDLTGSGDYVAAGRLSYGSIFGSTLAGVPADKRFYAGGGGSIRGYGYQEVGPKAPDGDPLGGKSLIEASVELRIKVTDSIGIVPFVDAGNVYDETFPDFGEELRWGAGIGARYYTGIGPIRVDFAVPLNKQEGDSSFQFYVSIGQAF, translated from the coding sequence ATGATGCCACCCCCGACGGCCCGACAGGCCGGCTTCCCCATCCGTTTCCTGCCCCTGCTGGTGCTGTTGGCGCTGCCGGTCCTGCTGACGCAGCCGAAGGCCGCCAGGGCGCAGGAGACCCCCTACACCGTCGAGCTGACCGGGCTGGACGGAACCGGCGATGTGCGCGGGCTGCTGGAGGAGGTGTCCCGGCTGGTCGCCCTGCGCGACCAGCCGCCCCCCTCCCCCATCGGCCTGCGTCGGCGGGCCGAGGCGGACCGTGACCGGCTGGCCGCCGCGCTGCGGTCGGAGGGATATTTCGCCGCCGTGCTGGACATCGACGTGGACACCGGCGCCAGCCCGGCTACGGTCACGGTCCGGGTCCGGCCGGGGCAGCGTTACACCATCGGCACCGTCTCCGTCCGGACGACATCGGGAGAGGTGCTGCCGGGCGGCGCGATCGCGCCCGGGGACGTGGGGCTGCCCCCCGGTTCCCCCGCCCGCGGCGCCGCCGTGATGGACGCGGAGGACCGGCTGCGCGCCCGGCTGGCGGCGGAGGGCTATGCCTATGCCCGGGTGCTGGACCGCAGGGTGCTGGTCGATCATGCCCGCCAGGCCATGGACATCGACTTCACGGTACTGCCGGGCCCCTTGGTGCAGTTCGGAGAGGTCAGCGTCAGTGGTCTGGACACGGTGGGGGGGATCGCCGTCCGCCGACGCCTGCCCTGGAAACGGGGCGACCGCTACGACCCCGCCCTGATGGACAAGGCCCAGGAATCCCTGACGGAACTGGGCGTCTTCAACAGCGTCCGGCTGGCCTTGGGGCCGGAGCCCGCGCAGGGAACGGAAGCCCCGGTGAACGTCGTCGTGCGCGAACAGGACATGCGCTTCATCGGCTTCGGCTTCGACTATTCCACCTCGGAGGGGTTCGGCGCCAACGCCTACTGGGGTCACCGCAACCTGCTGGGCGGGGCGGAGCGGCTCCGGGTCGGCGCCGAAATCTCCGGCATCGCCCGCGATGCGAACCTGAACCCGACGGACTACGACTACAATCTGAACGTGCTCTACCGCGAGCCGGATTTTCTGAGCCGGGGCCAGTCGCTGTCCCTGTCGGGCGAGATCCTGTCGGAACGGCCCGACGCCTACCGGCGCGATGCCGTCGTGCTGTCCGCCATCGTCGAACGGCCGCTGACGGACAGCCTGACCGGCAGCCTGGGCGTGACCTTCGAACAGTCGCGCGTCGAGGACGGGCTGCGGGAGACGACGAACACCCTGGTCGGCGTGCCCGCGGCGGTGACCTGGGACCGCAGCAACGATCTGCTGAACCCCACATCCGGCTTCCGCCTGAGCGCCCTGGTGACGCCCTATGTCGTCCCCTTCGGGGACAGCGACAACTTCACCGTCAGCCGGCTGACCGGCAGCACCTACTGGGACCTGACCGGCAGCGGCGACTACGTGGCCGCGGGGCGCCTCTCCTACGGCAGCATCTTCGGCTCGACGCTGGCGGGGGTGCCCGCCGACAAGCGGTTCTATGCCGGCGGCGGCGGCTCGATCCGCGGCTACGGCTACCAGGAGGTCGGCCCGAAGGCCCCCGACGGCGACCCGCTGGGCGGCAAGTCGCTGATCGAGGCGAGTGTCGAACTGCGCATCAAGGTGACCGACAGCATCGGCATCGTGCCCTTCGTGGATGCCGGCAACGTCTATGACGAGACCTTCCCCGATTTCGGGGAGGAGCTGCGCTGGGGCGCCGGCATCGGTGCCCGCTACTACACCGGGATCGGCCCGATCCGGGTGGACTTCGCCGTTCCGCTGAACAAGCAGGAGGGCGATTCCAGTTTCCAGTTCTATGTCAGCATCGGACAGGCGTTCTGA
- a CDS encoding HpcH/HpaI aldolase/citrate lyase family protein, whose translation MHDRPRRSVLYMPGANARALEKARTLPADGLILDLEDAVTPEAKAQAREQVVAAAQAGGYGRREVVVRVNGLDTPWGHADLTAAATCGADAVLLPKVETAEALRQAERVLAAAGAPESLALWAMVETPRGVLTVAEVAAGSRRLACLVMGTSDLAKDLRCAHTPDRLPFLASFGLVLLAGRANGLAVLDGVHLDLDDADGLAAACRQGRDLGFDGKTLIHPNQIEAANRAFAPTPDEVARARRLIAAHAEATAAGKGITVVDGKLVEALHVEQARRLVALAEAVGIAG comes from the coding sequence ATGCATGACCGCCCCCGCCGCTCCGTCCTCTACATGCCCGGTGCGAACGCCCGGGCGCTGGAGAAGGCCCGGACGCTGCCCGCGGACGGGCTGATCCTGGACCTGGAGGACGCGGTGACCCCGGAAGCCAAGGCACAGGCGCGCGAGCAGGTCGTCGCCGCGGCGCAGGCGGGCGGCTACGGCCGACGCGAGGTGGTGGTGCGGGTCAACGGGCTGGACACGCCCTGGGGCCATGCCGACCTGACCGCCGCCGCGACCTGCGGGGCCGACGCCGTGCTGCTGCCGAAGGTGGAGACGGCGGAGGCGCTGCGCCAGGCGGAGCGGGTGCTGGCCGCCGCCGGGGCGCCGGAGAGCCTCGCCCTGTGGGCGATGGTGGAGACGCCGCGCGGTGTCCTGACCGTGGCCGAGGTCGCCGCCGGCTCCCGCCGCCTCGCCTGCCTGGTGATGGGCACCTCCGATCTGGCGAAGGACCTGCGCTGCGCCCACACGCCCGACCGCCTGCCCTTCCTGGCGAGCTTCGGACTCGTGCTGCTGGCCGGCCGGGCGAACGGGCTGGCCGTGCTGGACGGGGTGCATCTGGACCTGGACGACGCCGACGGGCTGGCGGCCGCCTGCCGGCAGGGGCGGGACCTGGGCTTCGACGGCAAGACCCTGATCCATCCCAACCAGATCGAAGCGGCGAACCGGGCCTTCGCCCCGACGCCCGACGAGGTCGCCCGCGCCCGCCGTCTGATCGCCGCCCATGCCGAGGCGACCGCCGCCGGCAAGGGCATCACGGTGGTGGACGGCAAGCTGGTCGAGGCGCTGCATGTGGAGCAGGCCCGCCGGCTGGTCGCGCTGGCGGAGGCCGTGGGTATCGCGGGCTGA
- a CDS encoding Mpo1-like protein, with product MAERLYTTYTDFWPFYLREHSRPATRAFHYVGTALGLACVLYALAAARPLWLLGLPLCGYFFAWLSHATVERNRPATFTYPLWSLVSDFRMFFLFLSGRLEGELRRAGVPAGT from the coding sequence ATGGCTGAACGCCTCTACACGACCTACACCGACTTCTGGCCCTTCTACCTGCGCGAACACAGCCGACCGGCGACCCGCGCCTTCCACTATGTCGGCACGGCCCTGGGGCTGGCCTGTGTCCTCTATGCGCTGGCGGCTGCGCGGCCGCTCTGGTTGCTCGGTCTGCCCCTGTGCGGTTACTTCTTCGCCTGGCTGTCCCATGCCACGGTGGAGCGGAACCGGCCGGCGACCTTCACCTATCCGCTGTGGTCTCTGGTCAGCGACTTCCGCATGTTCTTCCTCTTCCTGTCCGGCCGGCTGGAGGGGGAACTGCGGCGGGCCGGGGTGCCGGCCGGGACATGA